The following proteins are co-located in the Paenibacillus sp. FSL H8-0079 genome:
- a CDS encoding ABC transporter ATP-binding protein, translating into MSERTERKSPRPPGGPGPGPGMGMRPPAEKAKDFKGTLRRLIRYLQPHSSRLLGVLVAAILSTVFSIISPKIMAEGTDILSQGAIAILQGVQGAGIDFPALMKVLYLLGGLYLFSAAFMYVQQYLMAGVAQRVVYDMREQISAKVGRLPLKYFDSRTTGETLSRATNDVDNISNTLQQSLAQFITSIVTIVGVIIMMLTISPWMTLITILTLPLSVVVVMLVASRSQKHFAGQQKSLGELNGHVEEMYTGHKVVKAFGREEQSVQQFEKVNEELYESGWKAQFISGIIMPLMSFVGNLGYVLICVVGGIFVTRGSISIGDILAFTQYSRQFTQPINQIANISNIIQSTIASAERVFELLDEEEEVPESKQPVQLQQPKGAVTFQGVNFGYKENELLIHNMNIDVKPGQTVAIVGPTGAGKTTLINLLMRFYEIQDGRITIDGADIKDMERGKLRSLFGMVLQDTWLFNGTIRDNIAYGREGSTEEEVIKAAVAAHADHFIRTLPDGYDTVLNEEASNISQGQKQLLTIARAILANPAILILDEATSSVDTRTEVFIQKAMNDLMKDRTSFVIAHRLSTIRGADLILVMDHGNVIEQGNHEELMASQGFYADLYNSQFTEQQPQAI; encoded by the coding sequence ATGAGTGAACGTACAGAACGCAAGTCGCCTCGTCCACCTGGTGGGCCAGGTCCTGGTCCCGGAATGGGCATGCGACCTCCCGCTGAGAAAGCGAAAGATTTCAAAGGTACACTGCGGCGCTTGATTCGTTATCTCCAGCCCCACAGTTCTCGCCTATTGGGTGTGCTGGTCGCAGCCATTCTGAGTACCGTATTCAGCATCATCAGTCCAAAGATTATGGCCGAAGGAACGGATATTCTCAGTCAAGGCGCCATTGCCATCCTTCAGGGTGTGCAGGGGGCCGGGATTGATTTTCCTGCATTGATGAAAGTATTATACCTGCTTGGCGGACTCTATCTATTCAGTGCTGCATTTATGTATGTTCAGCAATACCTGATGGCCGGTGTGGCCCAGCGTGTTGTCTATGACATGCGTGAGCAGATTAGTGCGAAGGTTGGACGCCTTCCTTTGAAATACTTTGACTCCCGCACGACTGGGGAGACGCTTAGCCGTGCCACGAATGACGTGGACAATATCAGTAATACACTTCAGCAAAGCTTGGCACAGTTCATTACGTCTATCGTAACGATTGTCGGCGTAATTATCATGATGCTGACGATTAGTCCATGGATGACCTTGATCACGATTTTGACGCTGCCACTCAGTGTGGTTGTTGTCATGCTGGTCGCATCCCGTTCGCAAAAACACTTTGCAGGTCAACAGAAATCCCTTGGGGAACTGAATGGTCATGTCGAAGAGATGTACACGGGGCACAAAGTCGTCAAAGCATTTGGACGCGAAGAACAATCCGTACAGCAATTCGAGAAAGTCAATGAAGAGCTGTATGAATCCGGCTGGAAAGCTCAGTTTATCTCCGGTATTATTATGCCGCTTATGAGTTTTGTCGGTAACCTGGGTTATGTACTGATCTGTGTGGTCGGTGGGATCTTCGTTACACGTGGTTCTATCTCCATCGGGGATATTCTGGCCTTCACACAGTACTCCCGTCAATTCACACAACCGATTAACCAGATTGCGAATATCTCGAATATTATTCAATCGACGATTGCTTCGGCGGAACGTGTATTCGAGTTGCTGGATGAAGAGGAAGAAGTTCCAGAGTCCAAACAACCCGTGCAATTACAGCAGCCTAAAGGTGCGGTTACGTTCCAAGGTGTTAATTTTGGATATAAAGAAAATGAACTGCTCATTCATAACATGAATATTGATGTAAAACCAGGACAGACGGTAGCCATTGTTGGACCAACAGGAGCCGGTAAAACCACCCTGATCAACCTGTTAATGCGTTTCTACGAAATCCAGGATGGTCGAATTACGATTGACGGTGCTGACATTAAGGACATGGAACGTGGCAAGTTACGCAGTCTGTTCGGAATGGTGCTCCAGGATACCTGGTTGTTCAACGGAACGATTCGGGACAACATCGCCTATGGTCGAGAAGGTTCTACGGAAGAGGAAGTCATCAAAGCAGCCGTTGCGGCACATGCGGATCACTTTATTCGCACGTTGCCTGATGGTTATGACACGGTGCTGAATGAAGAGGCATCGAACATCTCCCAAGGGCAGAAACAGTTGCTGACGATTGCAAGAGCGATTCTGGCGAACCCAGCCATCCTCATTCTGGATGAAGCGACGAGTAGCGTGGATACACGGACCGAAGTGTTTATCCAGAAAGCGATGAATGATCTGATGAAGGATCGCACGAGCTTTGTCATTGCACACCGTTTGTCCACCATTCGCGGCGCCGATCTGATCCTGGTTATGGATCATGGTAACGTGATTGAACAGGGCAATCATGAAGAATTGATGGCAAGTCAGGGCTTCTATGCGGATCTGTACAATAGTCAATTTACGGAGCAACAACCGCAGGCGATCTGA
- a CDS encoding TetR/AcrR family transcriptional regulator, giving the protein MSKKTNIPRSPGRPKAGVDQASVQTNILMTASRLFMEYGYEPVSLQQIASLCNVTKASIYYHFSSKADLFTVAITRMMAMGMQQTSLRLDEPGTLQERLIKVAEAKMQHSHIETESMMREAEKHLDTEQLAQIREAEVRIFEVLATHFQKEMDNGYLRVGNPMLLAHAFTSLLMLANREDVRNMNGGSIEELAEELVALFLDGAVKRN; this is encoded by the coding sequence ATGAGCAAAAAAACAAACATCCCCCGTTCACCTGGCAGACCCAAAGCAGGTGTGGATCAAGCATCTGTCCAAACCAACATATTGATGACTGCGTCACGTCTGTTTATGGAATACGGGTATGAACCCGTCTCACTCCAGCAGATCGCTTCGTTATGTAATGTGACCAAAGCATCGATCTATTATCACTTCTCCAGCAAAGCCGATCTGTTCACCGTTGCCATCACCCGCATGATGGCGATGGGCATGCAGCAGACCTCGCTCCGTCTGGATGAACCTGGTACGTTGCAAGAGCGGCTGATCAAGGTTGCGGAAGCAAAGATGCAACACTCCCATATTGAAACGGAGAGCATGATGCGAGAAGCCGAGAAACATCTGGACACGGAGCAGCTCGCTCAGATTCGGGAAGCAGAGGTTCGCATATTCGAAGTACTAGCTACCCATTTTCAGAAGGAGATGGACAATGGTTATTTGCGGGTCGGGAACCCCATGCTGCTTGCCCATGCGTTTACGTCACTGCTGATGCTCGCGAACCGCGAAGATGTACGTAATATGAATGGTGGCAGCATTGAGGAACTCGCGGAGGAACTGGTGGCGCTGTTTCTGGATGGAGCGGTTAAGCGGAACTAA
- the uxaC gene encoding glucuronate isomerase, with amino-acid sequence MKSFLDEQFLLHNETAVKLYEDYAKDMPIIDYHCHLSPQEIYENKTFGNLTEAWLYGDHYKWRLMRANGIEEQYVTGGEGVTDYDRFLAYAKTVPMMIGNPLYAWSHLELQRYFGVYEVLNETSAPAIWQKVNAKLNSDGFGARDLITKSNVTVVCTTDDPTDSLEYHLKIQEIEGFDTAVLPSFRPDKGLELNRDTFTEWVGKLSQASGTAISDYESFLAALESRVEFFHSVGGRVSDHALDYVPYGAATREEATAIFAKALAGHKVTREEEDKYKTVTLTFLGKLYAERGWVMQFHINAARNNNTRMLAKLGPDTGYDAVNDTPLSSAMIGLLDALEQQQALPKTILYSLNPRDNEVLAAIIGSFQGGGIPGKIQLGAAWWFNDTKDGMLAQMKALANVGLLSRFVGMLTDSRSFLSYTRHEYFRRLVCNLIGEWAEQGEAPQDMELLGQIVQGIAYNNAKEYFPFASVLKTVSASQS; translated from the coding sequence ATGAAATCTTTTCTGGATGAACAATTTTTGCTGCACAATGAAACGGCGGTCAAGTTATATGAGGATTATGCCAAAGACATGCCGATTATTGACTATCATTGCCACCTCAGTCCTCAGGAGATCTACGAGAACAAAACCTTTGGCAATCTTACAGAGGCCTGGTTATACGGTGATCACTACAAATGGCGGCTCATGCGCGCGAACGGAATTGAAGAGCAATATGTAACCGGCGGCGAGGGAGTGACCGATTACGATCGTTTCCTGGCTTACGCCAAAACGGTACCCATGATGATTGGTAATCCGCTGTACGCGTGGTCTCATCTGGAATTACAGCGATACTTTGGCGTCTACGAAGTTCTTAATGAGACAAGCGCACCAGCCATCTGGCAAAAAGTAAATGCCAAACTGAACAGTGACGGATTCGGTGCACGTGATCTGATTACCAAATCCAATGTCACTGTTGTATGCACAACCGATGATCCTACCGATTCTCTGGAATATCATCTGAAGATTCAGGAGATCGAAGGTTTTGATACGGCCGTATTGCCATCCTTCCGTCCGGATAAAGGGCTGGAATTGAACCGCGATACCTTCACCGAATGGGTGGGCAAGCTGTCACAGGCATCCGGCACAGCGATTTCCGATTATGAATCCTTCCTTGCTGCGCTGGAGTCTCGAGTGGAATTCTTCCATTCCGTAGGCGGCAGAGTTTCTGACCATGCACTCGATTATGTTCCTTACGGTGCGGCTACACGTGAAGAAGCGACGGCCATATTTGCGAAGGCACTTGCGGGTCACAAGGTAACGCGTGAGGAAGAGGATAAGTATAAGACGGTGACGCTGACATTCCTTGGCAAACTGTATGCAGAGCGGGGCTGGGTCATGCAGTTCCACATCAATGCAGCCCGTAACAACAACACACGCATGTTGGCTAAGCTTGGGCCGGATACCGGTTATGATGCCGTGAATGATACACCGTTGTCGTCAGCGATGATTGGTTTACTCGATGCGTTGGAACAGCAGCAAGCACTGCCCAAAACGATTCTGTACTCGCTGAATCCAAGGGACAACGAAGTGCTGGCAGCAATTATCGGCAGCTTCCAAGGTGGGGGCATTCCTGGAAAAATCCAGCTTGGTGCAGCATGGTGGTTCAATGATACAAAGGACGGCATGCTCGCTCAGATGAAGGCACTGGCGAATGTCGGTCTGCTCAGCCGATTTGTCGGCATGCTGACCGATTCACGCAGTTTCCTGTCCTACACGCGGCATGAGTATTTCCGTCGGCTGGTCTGCAATCTCATTGGTGAATGGGCTGAACAGGGCGAGGCACCGCAGGATATGGAGCTGCTCGGTCAGATCGTACAGGGCATTGCCTACAACAATGCGAAAGAATATTTTCCGTTTGCCTCAGTACTTAAAACGGTCTCAGCTTCACAGTCTTGA
- a CDS encoding MarR family transcriptional regulator, which yields MTGIDPLAQKLLYSIMQFNKGKWRQHKPHGRNHNEIMVLGCLLHGMHPGERLNWQDNPPDFNDTIQSNHPGMKVSEISALLRVKSPTITPVIRGLEDEGLVKRTMDPEDRRAVRITITEAGREIIRAAHEERMEIFNKLVKHLGEEDSTQLAELLTKVYTFFDTLPSLQKDDSTQGDDTP from the coding sequence ATGACGGGTATTGATCCGCTTGCTCAGAAGCTTTTGTACTCCATCATGCAGTTTAATAAAGGCAAATGGAGGCAACATAAACCTCATGGGCGCAATCACAATGAAATTATGGTGCTGGGTTGTTTGCTCCACGGGATGCATCCGGGAGAGCGGTTGAATTGGCAGGATAACCCACCTGATTTCAATGACACGATCCAATCCAATCATCCCGGGATGAAAGTCTCGGAAATCAGCGCCTTGCTACGAGTGAAATCACCAACCATTACACCGGTTATTCGAGGCCTGGAAGATGAGGGGTTGGTCAAGCGGACGATGGACCCGGAGGATCGACGTGCTGTCCGCATCACGATTACTGAAGCAGGCCGTGAAATTATTCGGGCTGCTCATGAAGAGCGCATGGAGATATTCAACAAACTCGTTAAACACCTGGGGGAAGAAGACAGCACTCAGCTGGCGGAGCTATTGACGAAGGTATACACCTTTTTTGATACACTTCCCTCCCTGCAAAAGGATGATTCGACACAAGGAGATGATACGCCATGA
- a CDS encoding GNAT family protein, protein MSPPKPSPRIPRLLETSRIYLRPFEITDVDAYFPSLFDAEMRRMTGTQNSFTRTQVERYVENAAQDDSRLMLLITLQENDQIIGDVVLMDMHAKNRSAHIRVAIDQAEHQGKGYGSEALLLMLDYGFGICNLHRIELEVYAFNERAIRTYEKLGFQREGVKRDVLFYNHQYHDAIQMSMLDDEFRQHHMKDQAEND, encoded by the coding sequence ATGTCACCACCAAAACCATCCCCGCGTATCCCCCGTTTGCTAGAAACGTCGCGCATATACCTGCGCCCTTTCGAGATTACAGATGTGGATGCTTATTTCCCCAGCCTGTTTGATGCCGAGATGCGCAGGATGACGGGTACACAGAACAGTTTCACACGCACTCAGGTTGAACGTTACGTTGAAAACGCCGCACAGGATGACTCCAGACTGATGTTGCTGATTACTTTGCAGGAAAATGACCAGATCATCGGAGATGTCGTCCTGATGGACATGCATGCCAAGAATCGCAGTGCACACATCCGGGTTGCTATCGATCAGGCTGAGCATCAAGGAAAAGGTTACGGTAGCGAGGCGTTGCTGCTTATGCTGGACTACGGCTTCGGCATCTGTAACCTGCATCGAATCGAGCTTGAGGTGTACGCCTTCAACGAGCGAGCCATTCGCACGTATGAGAAGCTTGGATTCCAGCGCGAGGGTGTGAAGCGGGATGTCTTGTTCTACAATCATCAATATCATGATGCGATTCAGATGAGCATGCTCGACGATGAGTTCAGGCAACATCATATGAAAGATCAGGCAGAGAATGATTGA
- a CDS encoding MBL fold metallo-hydrolase has product MKITFLGTGDMFSVEQHHNSMLAEFGETHLVIDFPESNAKALKEYGFAMTDIQNVFITHLHEDHINGVQMLGYYAQIVGDRKPRLFIHEQLVEPLWNILSPGMRYTTDGERTMSDYYDVVPLPDGGTFELGGVTFETFRTQHVPGMVSNGLLAKPYFYYSADSTLDQERVEQIATDVQLIFHECHMHDLVIKSHTSLKDLEQLPAEVRRKTILMHYHDEYADADKREQFNREHDLRMVGTLESFELE; this is encoded by the coding sequence TTGAAAATTACTTTTCTCGGCACAGGAGATATGTTCAGCGTGGAACAGCATCACAATAGTATGCTGGCTGAATTCGGAGAGACGCATCTGGTCATTGATTTTCCAGAATCGAATGCAAAAGCACTCAAGGAATATGGATTCGCCATGACCGATATTCAAAATGTGTTCATTACCCATCTGCATGAGGATCATATTAATGGTGTACAGATGCTGGGTTATTACGCACAGATCGTAGGCGACCGCAAACCCCGTCTGTTCATCCACGAACAATTGGTAGAGCCACTCTGGAACATTCTATCTCCGGGCATGCGCTACACAACGGATGGTGAGCGTACCATGAGCGATTACTACGATGTAGTTCCCCTGCCAGATGGAGGCACATTTGAACTGGGCGGCGTGACGTTTGAGACGTTTCGAACGCAGCATGTTCCCGGTATGGTCAGTAATGGATTGCTCGCCAAGCCTTACTTCTATTACAGTGCAGACAGTACACTCGACCAGGAACGGGTGGAGCAGATCGCCACTGATGTGCAGTTAATTTTCCATGAATGCCATATGCATGATCTGGTGATCAAATCCCATACTTCATTAAAGGATCTGGAGCAGTTACCCGCCGAAGTGAGACGGAAAACCATACTGATGCATTATCATGACGAGTACGCCGATGCGGACAAACGGGAACAATTCAACCGCGAGCATGATCTGCGGATGGTTGGCACGTTGGAATCATTTGAACTGGAGTAG
- a CDS encoding diacylglycerol kinase family protein — translation MGFNKALLIHHHHSGKVNKENTVGIVAGVLAPAVHELVIVRTDEPGEGEKLCRERGEQFDVVFILGGDGTVHECVNGLADLQNPPLIGILPGGTCNDFARSLGISPDAETAAQEMLAGRVVSIDVGRANDRVFTNFFGIGLISDASQNINENLKGALGKLSYFISTLQTISHTEPFRYQIEADGKEMEGEAVMIYAANGRFLGTNALPFAPDALQDGELDVLIIHETGIPLLREILSHKPEGDWQPQSESISYFKASTLKVKTDAPMSADTDGELYMKTPAELSVLTGHLKFLTGEDY, via the coding sequence ATGGGGTTTAACAAAGCGTTGTTAATTCATCATCATCATTCGGGCAAGGTCAATAAGGAGAATACGGTGGGTATAGTGGCAGGCGTGTTGGCTCCCGCTGTGCACGAACTTGTCATTGTGCGCACGGACGAACCGGGTGAAGGGGAAAAGCTGTGTCGTGAGCGCGGGGAACAATTCGATGTGGTGTTTATCCTCGGTGGGGATGGCACGGTGCATGAATGTGTGAATGGACTGGCTGATCTGCAAAATCCTCCGTTGATTGGCATATTGCCTGGAGGCACCTGTAATGACTTTGCGCGTTCGCTCGGCATTTCACCGGATGCAGAAACAGCGGCACAAGAAATGCTGGCAGGTCGGGTGGTATCCATTGATGTTGGACGAGCTAATGATCGGGTGTTCACGAACTTTTTTGGCATTGGCTTAATCAGTGATGCATCGCAGAATATTAACGAGAATCTGAAAGGCGCGCTGGGGAAGCTCAGTTACTTCATCAGCACGTTGCAGACGATCAGTCATACGGAACCGTTTCGTTATCAAATAGAGGCGGATGGGAAAGAGATGGAAGGCGAAGCTGTGATGATCTATGCAGCCAATGGCCGTTTTCTGGGAACCAATGCATTACCCTTTGCACCGGATGCGTTGCAGGATGGGGAGTTAGACGTACTCATTATTCATGAGACAGGCATCCCGTTACTGCGAGAGATACTATCGCACAAGCCGGAGGGAGATTGGCAACCTCAGAGTGAGAGCATTTCATACTTCAAGGCTTCTACGCTAAAAGTGAAGACAGATGCGCCGATGTCAGCTGATACGGATGGCGAATTGTATATGAAGACACCCGCCGAGCTGTCGGTGCTGACGGGTCATCTGAAGTTTCTAACCGGGGAGGATTATTAA
- a CDS encoding alpha-amylase, giving the protein MKRNHTMMQFFEWHLAADGDHWKRLAEMAPELKAKGIDSVWVPPVTKAVSAEDTGYGVYDLYDLGEFDQKGTVRTKYGTKQELVEAIAECQKNGIAVYVDLVMNHKAGADETEVFKVIEVDPNDRTKEISEPFEIEGWTKFTFPGRGDQYSSFKWNSEHFNGTDFDAKGERSGVFRIAGENKNWNQNVDDEFGNYDYLMFANIDYNHPDVRREMIDWGKWLIDTLQCGGFRLDAIKHINHEFIKEFAAEMIRKRGQDFYIVGEFWNSNLDACREFLDTVDYQIDLFDVSLHYKLHEASLAGRDFDLSKIFDDTLVQTHPTHAVTFVDNHDSQPHEALESWIGDWFKPSAYALTLLRRDGYPVVFYGDYYGIGGPEPVDGKKEILDILLSARCNKAYGEQEDYFDHANTIGWVRRGVEEIEGSGCAVVISNGDDGEKRMFIGEHRAGEVWVDLTHSCEDQITIEEDGWATFHVCGGGLSVWALPEQDEDCADAE; this is encoded by the coding sequence ATGAAGAGAAATCATACCATGATGCAGTTTTTTGAGTGGCACTTGGCTGCAGACGGAGATCATTGGAAGCGACTGGCTGAAATGGCCCCGGAACTGAAAGCCAAAGGTATTGACTCGGTATGGGTACCTCCCGTAACCAAGGCAGTGTCCGCAGAAGATACAGGTTATGGTGTATATGATCTGTACGATCTGGGCGAATTTGATCAAAAGGGTACCGTACGCACTAAATATGGCACCAAGCAAGAACTGGTGGAGGCCATTGCCGAGTGTCAGAAGAACGGAATCGCCGTCTATGTGGATCTGGTCATGAATCACAAGGCTGGAGCAGATGAGACGGAAGTGTTCAAAGTGATTGAGGTTGATCCCAATGATCGAACGAAGGAAATCTCCGAGCCGTTCGAAATTGAGGGTTGGACCAAATTTACATTCCCAGGGCGTGGGGATCAATACTCCTCCTTTAAGTGGAACTCCGAACATTTCAATGGCACGGATTTTGATGCCAAGGGAGAACGGAGTGGTGTATTCCGCATCGCAGGTGAGAACAAGAACTGGAATCAGAATGTCGATGATGAGTTTGGTAACTACGATTATCTGATGTTTGCCAATATAGATTATAACCACCCGGATGTGCGGCGCGAGATGATCGATTGGGGGAAATGGCTGATCGACACACTCCAATGCGGTGGCTTCCGGCTGGATGCGATCAAGCATATCAACCATGAATTCATTAAGGAATTCGCAGCAGAGATGATCCGCAAACGCGGTCAGGATTTCTACATCGTAGGTGAGTTCTGGAACTCGAACCTGGATGCATGTCGTGAGTTCCTTGATACGGTAGACTATCAGATCGACCTGTTCGATGTGTCTCTTCACTATAAGTTGCATGAGGCTTCTCTTGCCGGCAGAGACTTTGATCTCTCCAAAATTTTTGATGACACCTTGGTTCAGACACATCCTACCCATGCGGTAACTTTTGTAGATAATCATGACTCCCAACCCCATGAAGCGTTGGAATCATGGATTGGAGACTGGTTTAAACCCAGCGCCTATGCGTTGACTCTATTACGTCGCGATGGTTATCCGGTTGTATTTTACGGAGATTATTATGGCATTGGTGGACCTGAACCTGTGGATGGCAAAAAAGAGATTCTGGACATTCTGCTGTCTGCTCGTTGCAACAAGGCCTATGGAGAGCAGGAAGATTACTTCGATCACGCGAATACGATTGGCTGGGTACGTCGTGGCGTAGAGGAAATCGAAGGTTCCGGTTGTGCGGTGGTTATCTCCAACGGGGATGACGGTGAGAAGAGAATGTTCATCGGAGAGCATCGTGCTGGTGAAGTGTGGGTGGATCTGACGCACAGTTGTGAGGACCAGATTACCATTGAGGAAGACGGCTGGGCCACCTTCCACGTATGCGGTGGAGGCCTCTCGGTATGGGCCCTTCCGGAGCAGGATGAGGACTGTGCTGACGCTGAGTAA
- a CDS encoding ABC transporter ATP-binding protein yields MMKLFRMLKPYKIPIFFILGLIMLQSLAELYLPTLMADIVNDGIIKGDIPYIWQIGGWMLVIAIGGTVCSVIASYLSSRTAGGFAKQLRSRVFRHVENFSLQEFDKMGTASLITRTTNDITQVQNVLTMMLRMMIMAPLMCIGGIFMAVSQDAKLSTIFLVVLPVLGGAIALIGAKGLPLFKTIQKKLDRLNLVLREQLTGIRVVRSFNRGKHERVRFNGANTELRDASIKVNVLMATIMPVMMLVMNFSMIAILYFGGLRIDSGNMNIGSLIAFIQYAMQIMFSLIMVSMIFVMIPRASASAERINEVLDMQPDLSNPEQPSGMKAMQGMIEFDNVTFRYPGAENAALSGISFTARSGETTAIIGGTGSGKSTLLSLIPRFYDVTEGSVRVNGTDVRELRQEDLRAKIGFVPQKAVLFTGTITENIRHGKDDATMDEVVHAARTAQAENFITEMKEGYDSLIAQGGNNVSGGQKQRLSIARALVRRPEVYIFDDSFSALDFKTDAKLRAALKSETTEAAVLIVAQRVSTVMDADRILVMDEGRIVGSGTHKELLEHNEVYREIVSSQLTEEEIA; encoded by the coding sequence ATGATGAAACTGTTTCGCATGTTGAAGCCTTACAAAATCCCCATCTTCTTCATTCTGGGTCTGATCATGTTACAGTCTTTGGCTGAACTGTACCTGCCCACGCTGATGGCAGACATCGTGAATGACGGCATTATTAAAGGAGATATCCCATATATCTGGCAGATTGGCGGTTGGATGCTGGTCATTGCGATTGGCGGAACAGTATGTTCGGTGATTGCCAGTTACCTCTCATCCCGCACAGCGGGTGGGTTTGCCAAACAACTGCGTAGCAGAGTATTCCGTCATGTGGAGAACTTTTCGCTCCAGGAGTTCGATAAGATGGGTACTGCTTCATTGATTACGCGTACAACGAATGACATTACACAAGTACAGAACGTACTTACGATGATGCTGCGCATGATGATTATGGCTCCGCTCATGTGTATCGGGGGTATCTTCATGGCGGTATCTCAGGACGCCAAATTATCTACGATCTTCCTGGTTGTGCTTCCTGTACTGGGTGGAGCCATTGCGCTGATTGGTGCCAAGGGTTTACCTTTGTTCAAAACCATTCAGAAAAAGCTGGACCGACTCAACTTGGTGCTCCGGGAGCAATTAACAGGGATTCGGGTTGTTCGTTCCTTTAACCGCGGTAAGCATGAGCGTGTACGCTTCAATGGGGCCAACACGGAACTGCGGGACGCTTCGATCAAGGTCAATGTGCTCATGGCGACCATCATGCCTGTAATGATGCTGGTTATGAACTTTTCGATGATTGCCATCCTTTATTTTGGTGGTTTGCGGATTGACAGCGGCAATATGAATATTGGTTCTCTGATTGCCTTCATTCAGTATGCGATGCAGATTATGTTCTCGCTGATTATGGTTTCCATGATCTTTGTCATGATTCCAAGAGCTTCGGCATCGGCAGAACGGATCAACGAAGTGCTTGATATGCAGCCGGACCTTAGCAATCCTGAGCAGCCGAGTGGCATGAAAGCGATGCAAGGTATGATTGAGTTCGATAATGTAACCTTCCGTTATCCGGGTGCAGAGAATGCAGCTTTGTCTGGTATTTCCTTCACAGCTCGCTCAGGTGAGACGACAGCCATTATTGGCGGTACGGGTTCAGGGAAATCGACATTGCTCAGTCTTATTCCACGATTCTACGATGTGACTGAAGGCAGTGTTCGGGTAAATGGTACAGATGTGCGTGAACTTCGGCAGGAAGATCTGCGTGCCAAAATTGGCTTTGTACCGCAGAAGGCAGTCCTCTTCACGGGTACGATTACGGAGAATATCCGTCACGGGAAAGACGATGCCACAATGGATGAAGTTGTGCATGCAGCCCGTACGGCTCAGGCAGAGAACTTCATTACCGAGATGAAAGAAGGATATGACAGCCTTATCGCACAAGGCGGTAACAACGTGTCTGGTGGACAAAAGCAACGTCTTTCCATCGCTCGCGCACTTGTTCGCCGTCCGGAAGTCTATATCTTTGATGACAGTTTCTCTGCTCTCGATTTCAAAACGGATGCTAAACTTCGTGCTGCGCTGAAGTCCGAAACGACAGAAGCGGCTGTGCTGATTGTAGCCCAGCGCGTAAGTACAGTAATGGATGCCGATCGCATTCTGGTCATGGATGAGGGACGAATTGTCGGTTCAGGAACACATAAAGAGCTGCTGGAGCACAATGAAGTGTATCGCGAGATTGTATCCTCCCAGCTGACAGAGGAGGAGATCGCATGA